Within the Accipiter gentilis chromosome 12, bAccGen1.1, whole genome shotgun sequence genome, the region CCTGAGCACACGGAGGGCACCCGGACCTACGGTGTCTGCCAGAAAGTGGCTGGAAGGGTCTGGACACTCACCCTTAGCTGCCAGAGACCCCGAGAGCCATGGCGGGGGGAGCTCAGGGTAAGGGCGGAGGTGGCCCCCAGCCCACCACACCAGCGCAGGAGGACGGGAGCAGAGAGGCAGCACTCACCCGGCATTCAGCAGAACTGACGGGACTTCCAGCCCTGAGAACCAGCCTCGGAAGGAGGGAGCCAGCGCATCTGCAAAGACAAGAGGGGCACAGGGTGAGAGGGGTGGTGGCCACCCACCCTGGCAAGAGCTGGCTGCCTCTGGGCTCCCCTTTTCCAGCCTTCCCTGGGCAGAGGACGGAGGGAAGTGGAATGAAACAGTACAGCCGTCCCAGCTCCAGTTCGGACAATAACACTGGTTGGGGCTGAGCGCAGCCCCCGGCATCACTGCTTGCAGCAGGAATGAGCCAGGACAGCAGCACCGCGGTCTCAACCAGGCATGACGTGCGCTCATCTCCTCTTAACACCTGCAAAGCCCACGTGAGACAGAGCGGGGGAATATGTCAGACGCCAAAACCCAACGGCTCTCCCAGCCTGCCTGTGGGCGCTTGGTGCTCTGCTGGATAACGCCAGGTCAGCACCATCTTGCCACTCTCTGCAGGATCCAGCCGGGGAGGCCACCCTGCAGCGACCAGCTCCAGTTTGGGTGGTGGCACCTATCTCCAGTGATCCCCAACAAACCTGCAACGCCGGCGGCTGCAcaggggggacggggaccggctgcagcccccagcagggGAACGCTGCCTGCTTCACTGCAGCACCCAGGGGCAACAGCAAAAGTGCCACGGTCCCCGCTGCACCAGCTCTATAACCGTGGCAGATAATGTTTCTTCTAACAGCATCTAACATCACATCTCAGCTTGGGTTTTCCTGGGGGGCCCTCGGAGCCTCCTTACACCTCCGTTTCCTTCGCCGGCCATTTCCCCAGCCTCCTGAGCAGTGCAGGTGCTGCCTGTTAGTGGTTAATTTGACAAGGCAAGTATGTAGCTGCAATAATATTTACCACCGCTCTTCCTATAAACAGCAGGGCCCAAAAAGCTGGAGTTTCATCCAAAGGCTGGGGCTGGTTTGTATGCCGAGAGCTTTTCCTCGCCCTCCTGCTCCAACCAGCCCTGAGCTGCCTCTGGCTCCCAGTGATAGCGGCTCCGGATAACCCGGCTCAATCCTGGCAGGCCAGGACCAAAAGCCTTTCAGATGTGGCTTATCCAGCAAATCTGTTTCCGTACACTAGTTTCCTCCTGCTCACCGCCAAGCCGGAGCCAGCGGTGAGGAGCAAAAGCCAGGATGATATCCGGCATGGCTGCTGGGGAGGCAGCTGCCCGTTGCCCCCACCACGGCAAGGGTCTCTTCCTGGCATCCCCGCGATGCCGCTCTGGCAAACATCCCGAAGGCTGGCACTGCAAAGAAATCCTTTGCCACCTCCATTTCCACTTCTCTTCTTTTCCCCGCTCTTCTCCCAGGGCAGGTGGTTAATTTTTAACAGCCACGTGCTGCCATCGGGGGCCACTGGCGGTGGCAGCCAGCAGAAAAGCGCTTGTGACGAGCGCGCCTCGTCAATAAAAGATGGGTTGTCCATTTGCGCTTCGCTTGCTCTCTCCTCCCCGTCAGAGTCGCTTTGCTTCACACCCCGCGTCCCGGCAAGCCACATCCCAGCGATGCTTGAGGGGCGGCCGGGGGCTCAGGAGCCCCCGTCTTGAGCCGCGCCAGCAGCTGGACAGGTCGTTCGGTGCCGGGAGCGATTTGGGGGGGACGGTTCAGCCCCGGCAAGCATCCcctatccctccctccctccccgcctgcccccgGCGTGGGCGAGAGTGAAGATAGGAAGGCAGAGAGAGGTGTTTGGGGagaggcaggcagtgctgcccgTGCCGCCCCGCTGCTAGCGCTCAGCTCGGTTTGGGTGCCATCCCTAAATCtcaaggagaggagaggagtgagCACCTGTTAGCTGGCTAGAGGTTAGTGGTGCGGCGAGCACCGAGGGGAAAGGAGGGACGGGGGGTGGTTCTGGGAGGGTGAGCGGCAGTGGTGGTGGATGGGTCTGAATTACCTGGGCGTGCAGCGAAGCGGGATAGGTGAAAGCAGGAGGAGGTAGAGCAGGTGCTAACTCCGCTGGGTACAGAGGGTATGGCCCCCACACTTCAGGGCTACTGGGGTAAAGTGCAGGCACTGTGAGCTCATCtgcaagaaaagaagaaggagagTTAACGGTGACCCCCGGGCCACGGGCCCTGCCGCGCCGCGTGCCAGTTTTCGGCACCCCTggtccttccttctccccccaaaGCAGGCGGGAGCGGGAGCAGAGCGTCCCCCGGAGAAGTGCGGCGTGCTGATGCCACCAGCGAGAGCCGACCCGCAAAGCCAACGGCGAACTTGCCCGCTGGGAGAACGCGGGGCTCGGCCAGTGGCAAGCAATGCTGTGGGACTGGGTGCATTGCTGGGGGAGGCCAGGCTGGGTTCGTCATCTCCGAGAGGTTTAATTACCCCGGGGGATCTGGCATCGGCAGGCACAGAGAGCACGCGGCTCGTGCCCTTGCGCAGCAGCGAGACAACGGACCGGCGCCCGCGTGAGAAATGATCTTCCAGTAGCGGAAACGGGTACAGCACGCTTACGGCATGACGTCGCCGAAGTCTCCACCGAGACCCCCAGCCGCGACTGGGAAACTGCCCGGCGCAGTGAAGCAGCACCACGGGTTCATCCCGCTCCCATGCGCtgtgctgagccagctgttgcctGCCCCTGGGTCCTCTCCAGTGCCAGCAGACACTTTTGGGGACCCCCGTGGGGACCCTTGGCCACCGGCCGGCACGTGCCACTGCGCTTGCAGCAAGCAGGCTCTGCTGCTTCCAACTGGACCTTGGCGTTCCCCATTGCCACCCCCTGCCGCGGcacccctgctccctccagcatcCCGAGCCGGGGAGCCGGCATCGCTATGTCCACCCGTGATTTCTGCACGACACCAAATTGCCTGAATAAGGTGTTTTCCCGAGGCGAAACAAGGATGGGGGCAACCCCTGGCACCTGCCACCCCAAAACCCGCTGGCACTGCTGTGGTGGCAGGTCAGGGGGACCGCGCAGGGCTCCATCGGGAGAGCCAGGGCTGGTACTTACAGGGCTCCCGGGCGATGAACTGAGGTACGGCGGTGGGGAGAGGCGTGCTGGGATTGGGGGTGCCCACCAGCTTGCTTTTGGCCATCTTGGTGTTCGCCTTGGCGAACTCCAGCCGCAGCGTCTGGGGGATCTCGGGGTCAAAGCGGATGccctgcaggagggaaggaggcacGGCGGGTGGGCGAGCACTGCCGCGTGCCGGCCCCGCGGCAAAAATAAGTcccaattatttaattttttttttcaacttccaGCCTTGAAATGAGCTAATTTGCCGGGCCCTGAGGCAGCTCGCATTCCTCCGGCATCTTTAGCATCGGCACCATATTTGGCAGTCAGCATCCCGTGCGGCCCAGCTCTTATCCAGAGGGATTAGCggagccaaaaaaaaagttttacgtTGAAAATGGAAGACAAgggagatgataaaaaaaaaacaaaccaaaacccggGGCAGAATTGGAGAACCGGCTCCACGCGGTTCTCCCCGTGACTGTTTTCAGGAGGTTAACTCCGCAGAGGTAGGAGGGAGCtgctaaaggaaagagaaatctgctttttcttttacagctttaGCTGGGATTTTTCCCAGTGAAGAAACAGGAGAGGCTGGGAAGGGTGTCTCTTGCTGACTCATATCTAAGGCTCtaatccttagggttcaggccccccaCAATGGCCCTGGGAAAGGCGAGAGGGATGCAGCCCCCCAGGAGAGAAGATGCAGATGAGAAGCAGCCGATGGGGATCGGCTGGAAGGATGGGGATGCGGTGGGGCCAGCCGGTGCGGGAGATGCCCGTCCCCAGGATGGAGGAATTCAGAGAGTATCCAGGGATGGggaaatgaggggggggggggggcggaatcccGAAAAAATGGAGCCGGTCGGGCGCACTCACGTTCAACGCGTTCTTCGCCGCCTCCGCCTCAGAGCGGCTGTCGAAGCTGACGAAGCCGacgggctgcagaggaaggagaggaggcacCATCAATCACGCTGGCGGGGAGCAGAGGggggaccccccaccccggggaccGGTGATGCTGGGGGAGGGTGGGAGTTTGGCGTGGGATGCTTACCCCATTTTGAGCAGCTCCTACCTGTTTGGAGGTGAGTTTGATGAGAGATCCTTCGTACCCCtgcaagaaaagaataaaaaaagggtGTTTGGTGGAGATCCCCACGATTCAGCTGCCCCAGAGAGAGGGAAACCTCCGGCATCCATCACCTGGCAGCCctacagctggggggggggcatcaGGTGGGCaccgggctgggggggagctcGCCAAGGCTCAGCACCGGTGCAGGGACTGGCCGCCGCTGGATTTTTGTAGGGATGCTGGATGCCCGATAATATTATCCTTCGTGTTTGAAAAGAGCCGGTGTCTGAGCTGCAGGTCTGGCAGGGCGAAGAGGCTGGACAGGTTTGCAGCCaacgtgctgctgctgctaaatgGGGTGCAAGTCAACATGCAATTAAAACCCCGGTGCAATCAAAGTGCCCAATGCCATTTTCCTATGGTTTACTGCGGGGGAAAA harbors:
- the RBPMS gene encoding RNA-binding protein with multiple splicing, with product MSSLPADREGGPADTGLPEEEVRTLFVSGLPLDIKPRELYLLFRPFKGYEGSLIKLTSKQPVGFVSFDSRSEAEAAKNALNGIRFDPEIPQTLRLEFAKANTKMAKSKLVGTPNPSTPLPTAVPQFIAREPYELTVPALYPSSPEVWGPYPLYPAELAPALPPPAFTYPASLHAQMRWLPPSEAGSQGWKSRQFC